A part of Bacillus thuringiensis genomic DNA contains:
- a CDS encoding ATP-binding protein, which yields MRIEKLHIYGYGKLENVEMDLSMLTVLYGENEAGKSTIRSFMKSILFGFPTRGQRRYEPKEGGKYGGAMTVQTEKYGRLKIERLPKTAAGEVTVYFEDGKTGGEEILHDILSGMNESLFESVFSFDMHGLQNIHQLGESDIGNYLFSASAVGSDALLQLDKKLEKEMDQRFKPSGRKPEINVSLQEMKKLEEKMKEWQGKIGTYEKQVEQLKESEEKLATVRVEKESAEKRKQDYEILAALEPLVIEKRAYEKVLENENEQFPVNGTARYEAIKAKMEPLQLQVDSLHKKIETVQSEMESIQIDEEFLRKESYVEELRMQHMSYENARQEMRDMTGSIANIKEELIELEKQIGATFEKETVLSFDMSLATKELITQTVQKARELETQKVQLDDRFKVAQEQLEEQEENIRQIKQQMLADEERSALAEKEKSFQDAAFIGMGAERMKRKYEEKAGAAMQKKKQWQRVCLLLLLINTVVLFTSLFIDNRLLLFISVIIFVGIVLALVLYKDPSHGLQEELLTLQQSAGGRQSEEAMSVRYELEKDEEIRKLFERESYKLQQMERAYDKVVSSYEEWERETFRISEQVDAYKTRYMFPEFYTYAHILPAFERTEKMQQLYRELEKQGTRKSSLYEMISQFEHKLETVIGSAEYSKLHEAQSHMQNEKEKRQTCKQLKEKLAEWQEEYEFMQEQLKQLLVERDSLWHIAEATDEEMFLEAGKLAEKREDADKQVGRLLPQIDLLEQRLTSLSLAEHYEADDYDEKLKQEMTVAQNCLTKEKELTERIAKHRMEIANLEEGSTYGDLLHEWEMKKAQVREQVKKWAAYAAAKTVLTKTKQYYHEVHLPRILQKSEEYFVYLTGGRYSKIFSPSEAEPFIVERNDGMRFYSHELSQATAEQLYLSLRFALAKTFEHDYPFIIDDSFVHFDAVRTNRTIELIKEIAKDRQVIFFTCHAHLLTYFTEKQIIKLVRKRKENEL from the coding sequence ATGAGAATTGAAAAACTCCATATTTATGGGTACGGAAAATTAGAAAATGTGGAAATGGATCTGTCAATGCTGACGGTGTTGTACGGTGAGAATGAAGCGGGGAAATCGACAATTCGCTCATTTATGAAAAGTATTTTATTCGGTTTTCCGACGAGAGGACAGCGTCGATATGAGCCGAAAGAAGGCGGCAAGTATGGCGGTGCGATGACTGTACAAACAGAGAAGTACGGCCGTTTGAAAATTGAACGATTGCCAAAGACGGCAGCTGGTGAGGTAACCGTTTATTTTGAAGATGGGAAAACGGGCGGCGAAGAAATTTTACACGATATATTAAGCGGAATGAATGAAAGTTTATTTGAATCGGTCTTTTCTTTTGATATGCATGGCCTGCAAAATATTCATCAGCTTGGCGAATCGGATATCGGAAATTATTTATTTTCAGCAAGTGCAGTCGGAAGTGATGCGTTATTGCAGTTAGATAAAAAGTTAGAAAAAGAAATGGATCAGCGCTTTAAGCCGAGTGGTCGTAAGCCAGAAATTAACGTGTCACTGCAAGAGATGAAGAAGCTTGAAGAGAAGATGAAAGAGTGGCAAGGGAAAATTGGCACGTATGAAAAACAAGTGGAGCAGTTAAAAGAAAGTGAAGAGAAGCTAGCTACTGTTCGCGTGGAAAAAGAGAGTGCAGAGAAACGAAAGCAAGATTATGAAATATTAGCAGCGCTTGAACCGCTCGTTATTGAAAAGCGTGCGTATGAGAAAGTGTTAGAAAACGAAAATGAGCAGTTTCCTGTAAACGGGACGGCGCGTTATGAAGCGATTAAGGCGAAGATGGAGCCGCTTCAGTTACAAGTTGATTCGCTCCATAAAAAAATAGAGACAGTGCAATCGGAAATGGAATCGATTCAAATAGATGAAGAGTTTTTACGAAAAGAAAGTTACGTAGAAGAACTTCGTATGCAGCATATGTCTTATGAAAATGCACGCCAAGAAATGCGTGATATGACAGGAAGTATTGCGAATATAAAAGAAGAACTGATAGAGCTAGAGAAACAAATTGGTGCTACTTTTGAAAAAGAGACAGTTCTGTCGTTTGATATGAGTCTGGCAACGAAAGAGCTGATTACACAAACAGTACAAAAGGCGCGCGAATTAGAAACGCAAAAAGTACAGCTGGATGATCGCTTTAAAGTAGCGCAGGAGCAATTGGAAGAACAAGAAGAAAATATAAGACAGATTAAGCAACAAATGTTAGCGGATGAAGAGCGAAGTGCGTTAGCTGAGAAAGAAAAGTCGTTCCAAGATGCGGCGTTTATCGGTATGGGCGCAGAGAGAATGAAGCGCAAGTATGAGGAAAAAGCAGGAGCGGCTATGCAAAAGAAAAAGCAGTGGCAAAGAGTTTGTCTTCTGTTACTTCTTATTAACACAGTCGTTTTATTTACAAGCTTATTTATAGATAACCGCCTGCTCTTATTTATTAGTGTCATTATTTTTGTAGGGATCGTTCTTGCCCTTGTTTTATATAAAGATCCGTCCCATGGATTACAAGAAGAGCTTCTTACTCTTCAGCAAAGTGCTGGCGGGAGACAAAGTGAAGAAGCGATGTCTGTGCGCTATGAGTTAGAAAAAGATGAAGAGATTCGTAAGCTATTTGAGCGCGAGTCGTACAAGTTGCAGCAAATGGAGCGAGCGTATGATAAAGTCGTTTCATCGTATGAGGAATGGGAGAGAGAAACGTTCCGCATTAGCGAACAAGTAGATGCATATAAAACGCGCTATATGTTCCCAGAATTTTATACGTATGCGCACATATTGCCGGCATTTGAGCGCACGGAAAAAATGCAGCAATTATATCGTGAATTAGAAAAACAAGGCACGAGAAAATCTTCATTATATGAAATGATTTCGCAATTTGAACATAAACTAGAAACTGTTATTGGTAGTGCGGAGTATAGTAAGCTACACGAGGCGCAAAGTCATATGCAAAATGAAAAAGAGAAGCGCCAAACTTGTAAGCAGCTCAAAGAGAAGCTAGCGGAATGGCAAGAAGAATATGAGTTTATGCAAGAGCAACTGAAACAACTGTTAGTAGAACGAGATAGTTTATGGCATATTGCAGAGGCTACAGATGAAGAGATGTTTTTAGAAGCAGGTAAACTGGCAGAAAAACGTGAAGATGCGGATAAGCAAGTGGGGCGTTTATTACCACAAATTGATCTGTTAGAACAGCGTTTAACGAGTTTATCATTAGCTGAACATTATGAAGCTGACGATTATGATGAAAAATTAAAGCAAGAAATGACAGTCGCGCAAAATTGTCTTACGAAAGAGAAAGAACTGACAGAGCGCATTGCAAAGCATCGTATGGAAATTGCGAATTTAGAAGAAGGAAGTACGTACGGTGATTTACTACACGAATGGGAAATGAAAAAAGCACAAGTGCGTGAACAAGTGAAGAAGTGGGCTGCGTATGCGGCCGCAAAGACAGTATTAACGAAAACGAAGCAATATTATCACGAAGTACATCTTCCTCGTATTTTACAAAAATCAGAAGAGTATTTCGTCTATTTAACAGGCGGACGATATAGTAAAATCTTTTCACCGTCAGAGGCAGAGCCGTTCATTGTCGAGCGTAACGACGGTATGCGTTTTTACAGTCATGAGCTGAGTCAAGCGACAGCGGAGCAGTTATATTTATCGCTGAGATTTGCATTAGCGAAAACATTTGAGCATGATTATCCGTTCATTATTGACGATAGTTTCGTGCATTTTGATGCGGTAAGGACAAATCGTACGATTGAACTTATAAAGGAAATTGCGAAAGATAGGCAAGTCATCTTCTTTACATGTCATGCGCATTTACTAACGTATTTTACAGAAAAACAGATTATAAAATTAGTGCGTAAGCGTAAAGAAAATGAGTTGTAG
- a CDS encoding YflJ family protein produces MYFGSKGWYVKELKKLGIRTYEGKKLESYRTHVLSSLLERMKKASA; encoded by the coding sequence ATGTATTTCGGAAGCAAAGGTTGGTATGTAAAAGAACTTAAAAAATTAGGTATTCGTACTTACGAAGGTAAAAAACTAGAATCATATCGTACGCATGTGTTATCTAGTTTACTTGAGAGAATGAAGAAGGCTTCGGCTTAA
- a CDS encoding heavy metal-binding domain-containing protein has product MIVTTTSGIQGKEIIEYIDIVNGEAIMGANIVRDLFASVRDVVGGRAGAYESKLKDARDIAMDEMKELAKQKGANAIVGIDVDYEVVRDGMLMVAVSGTAVRI; this is encoded by the coding sequence ATGATTGTAACAACAACGTCTGGAATTCAAGGTAAAGAAATTATTGAGTATATCGATATTGTAAATGGTGAAGCTATTATGGGTGCAAACATTGTCCGCGATTTATTCGCTTCAGTTCGTGATGTTGTCGGTGGCCGTGCTGGTGCTTATGAAAGTAAGCTAAAAGACGCTCGTGATATTGCGATGGACGAAATGAAAGAACTTGCAAAACAAAAAGGTGCGAACGCTATCGTTGGTATTGATGTAGATTACGAGGTTGTTCGTGATGGAATGTTAATGGTTGCTGTAAGTGGTACAGCTGTACGTATATAA
- a CDS encoding zinc-dependent alcohol dehydrogenase family protein — protein MHGKHIQFHKFGNPKDVLQVEYKNIEPLKDNEVLVRMLVRPINPSDLIPITGAYAHRIPLPNIPGYEGVGIVEDVGSGVSRDLIGKRVLPLRGEGTWQEYVKTSADFVVPIPDSIDDFTAAQMYINPLTAWVTCTETLNLQRNDVLLVNACGSAIGLLFAQLSQILNFRLIAVTRNNKHTEELLRLGAAYVIDTSTAPLHETVMELTNGIGADAAIDSIGGSDGNELAFSLRPNGHFLTIGLLSGVQVNWAEIVTKAKVHANIFHLRHWNKDVSPHKWQETFRHLIRLVENKQLRFMKVHSTYDLADVKTVVDVVQSAEKTKGKVFLTSY, from the coding sequence TTGCACGGAAAACACATTCAATTTCACAAGTTTGGCAACCCAAAAGATGTATTACAAGTTGAATATAAAAATATAGAACCATTAAAAGATAATGAAGTTCTCGTTCGTATGTTAGTTAGGCCGATTAATCCATCTGACTTAATTCCCATTACCGGAGCGTACGCTCATAGAATTCCTTTACCTAACATACCTGGTTATGAAGGTGTTGGTATTGTAGAAGATGTAGGTTCGGGCGTTTCTAGAGACCTTATCGGTAAACGTGTTTTACCGTTACGCGGAGAAGGTACTTGGCAAGAATATGTGAAGACGTCAGCTGATTTTGTAGTCCCTATTCCTGATTCTATTGATGATTTTACAGCGGCACAAATGTATATTAATCCTCTTACTGCGTGGGTTACATGTACAGAAACGTTAAACTTACAACGTAATGATGTTTTATTAGTGAATGCTTGCGGATCCGCTATTGGTCTTCTATTTGCGCAGTTATCACAAATTTTAAACTTCCGATTAATTGCCGTTACACGAAATAATAAGCATACAGAAGAGTTACTACGCCTTGGTGCTGCATATGTAATTGATACTTCCACTGCCCCGCTTCACGAAACAGTTATGGAGTTAACAAATGGGATTGGTGCAGATGCTGCGATTGATTCTATCGGAGGATCAGATGGAAATGAATTAGCTTTTTCCTTACGTCCAAACGGGCACTTTTTAACAATCGGTCTTCTATCAGGTGTACAAGTAAACTGGGCAGAGATTGTCACGAAAGCAAAGGTGCACGCGAACATATTTCATTTACGTCATTGGAATAAAGACGTGTCACCACACAAATGGCAAGAAACATTTCGTCACTTAATTCGCTTAGTTGAAAATAAGCAATTACGTTTTATGAAAGTCCATTCTACATATGATTTAGCAGATGTGAAAACAGTGGTTGATGTTGTGCAGTCTGCTGAGAAAACGAAAGGGAAAGTGTTTTTGACGAGTTATTAA
- a CDS encoding ring-cleaving dioxygenase translates to MYEIKGHHHISMVTKNGSENNHFYKNVLGLRRVKMTVNQDDPSMYHLFYGDKTGSPGTELSFFEMPLVGKTYRGTNAITRIGLLVPSEDSLHYWKERFEKFDVKHSEVTTYANRPALQFEDAEGLRLVLLVSNGEKVEHWETWEKSEVPAEHQIQGMGSVEMTVRRLDKLASTLTDIFGYTEISRNDEEAIFQSIKGEAFGEIVVKYLDGPTEKPGRGSIHHLAIRVKNDAELAYWEERVIQKGFHSSGIIDRFYFKSLYFRESNGILFEIATDGPGFTVDGDVEHLGERLDLPPFLEEKRAEIEAKLAPIEEK, encoded by the coding sequence ATGTATGAAATTAAAGGGCATCATCACATTTCAATGGTTACAAAAAACGGAAGTGAGAATAACCATTTTTATAAAAACGTACTTGGTTTACGCCGTGTGAAAATGACGGTAAATCAAGATGATCCGTCTATGTATCACTTATTTTACGGAGATAAAACAGGAAGTCCAGGTACGGAATTATCATTTTTTGAAATGCCTTTAGTAGGAAAAACATACCGTGGTACGAATGCAATTACGCGAATTGGATTACTCGTTCCTTCAGAGGATAGTTTACATTATTGGAAAGAACGATTTGAGAAATTTGATGTGAAACATAGTGAAGTGACAACATATGCAAATCGTCCTGCTTTGCAATTTGAGGATGCTGAAGGTCTTCGCCTCGTGCTACTCGTTTCAAACGGAGAAAAAGTGGAGCACTGGGAAACGTGGGAGAAATCCGAAGTTCCGGCTGAACATCAAATTCAAGGAATGGGTTCAGTGGAAATGACAGTTCGTAGACTTGATAAACTGGCGAGTACACTTACAGACATATTTGGTTATACAGAGATTAGCCGAAATGACGAAGAAGCGATTTTCCAATCTATTAAAGGAGAAGCCTTCGGAGAAATCGTTGTGAAATATTTAGATGGTCCTACTGAAAAGCCGGGCCGCGGTAGCATTCACCATTTAGCAATTCGTGTGAAAAATGATGCAGAGCTTGCTTATTGGGAAGAACGAGTAATACAAAAAGGTTTCCATTCTTCAGGCATTATCGATCGTTTCTATTTTAAAAGCTTATACTTCCGTGAATCAAACGGAATCCTATTTGAAATTGCGACAGATGGACCAGGATTTACAGTGGATGGAGATGTGGAACATTTAGGAGAAAGACTTGATTTGCCGCCGTTCTTAGAGGAAAAGCGAGCAGAGATTGAAGCGAAATTAGCACCTATTGAAGAGAAATAA
- a CDS encoding DUF7010 family protein has protein sequence MRIPFVPKNVEISQDRYDFIKEYRGGGFMLIAGAVFWLLAFILTYALPKVAVVEFYIWGGLLIPIIGVSLFKVMKMSAKPNQYSSLVTFSSGVVVVCIPVLLLIKELNVDMLLPVICIINAAHFLILCWVHLDYLYFILVILGVSLGCLFIYTLPSSQVHYLALIWGLISLITGVITHYSTQQPLKGYDFSIKG, from the coding sequence GTGAGAATACCTTTTGTACCTAAAAATGTTGAGATTAGTCAGGATCGCTATGATTTTATCAAAGAATACCGAGGCGGAGGATTTATGTTAATTGCAGGTGCTGTTTTTTGGTTATTAGCATTTATATTAACTTATGCATTACCTAAAGTAGCAGTAGTAGAGTTTTATATATGGGGCGGATTGCTTATTCCTATAATTGGAGTATCTTTATTTAAGGTGATGAAAATGTCTGCAAAACCTAATCAGTATTCATCATTGGTTACATTTTCCTCCGGTGTCGTAGTTGTTTGTATTCCAGTATTGCTTCTCATTAAAGAACTGAATGTGGATATGTTACTTCCTGTAATATGTATTATAAATGCCGCTCATTTTCTTATTCTTTGCTGGGTTCATTTAGATTATTTATATTTCATACTTGTTATATTGGGAGTTTCACTTGGGTGCCTTTTTATTTATACTCTACCAAGTTCCCAAGTACATTACCTTGCATTAATTTGGGGGTTAATTTCTTTAATAACTGGAGTTATTACTCATTATTCTACTCAACAACCTTTAAAGGGATATGACTTTTCCATCAAAGGATAA
- a CDS encoding ring-cleaving dioxygenase, whose product MNQLKGIHHVTAITSSAEKNYEFFTHVLGMRLVKKTVNQDDIQTYHLFFADDKGSAGTDMTFFDFPGVPKGVHGTNEISKTSFRVPTDAALAYWVNRFDRLEVEHTGIKEQFGKKTLSFVDFDDQHYQLISDELDNGIESGTPWQNGPVPLEYAITGLGPVFIRIANFSFFKEVLEKVLLFKEVAQEGEFYLFEVNEGGNGASVIVEHNTVLPEAQQGFGTVHHAAFRVEDRAVLEEWIERIGSVGLPSSGYVNRHFFESLYARVAPQILFEFATDGPGFMGDEPYETLGEKLSLPPFLEPKREEIEKLVRPIDTVRSTREFIKE is encoded by the coding sequence ATGAACCAATTAAAAGGAATTCACCACGTTACAGCAATTACAAGTAGTGCAGAAAAGAACTATGAGTTTTTCACCCACGTTTTAGGAATGCGTTTAGTTAAAAAAACAGTAAACCAAGATGATATTCAAACGTACCATTTATTCTTTGCAGATGATAAAGGTAGTGCAGGAACAGATATGACATTCTTTGACTTCCCAGGTGTTCCAAAAGGGGTACACGGTACAAATGAAATTTCAAAAACTTCATTCCGCGTTCCAACTGATGCAGCACTAGCGTATTGGGTGAACCGTTTTGACCGTCTTGAAGTGGAGCATACAGGAATTAAAGAGCAATTTGGTAAGAAAACCCTTTCGTTCGTTGACTTTGATGATCAACACTATCAATTAATCTCAGATGAATTAGATAACGGGATAGAATCAGGTACACCGTGGCAAAACGGTCCAGTTCCATTAGAATATGCAATTACTGGCTTAGGACCTGTATTTATCCGCATTGCAAACTTTAGCTTCTTTAAAGAAGTGTTAGAAAAAGTTCTATTGTTTAAAGAGGTTGCGCAAGAAGGAGAATTCTATTTATTTGAAGTAAACGAAGGTGGAAACGGGGCATCAGTCATTGTAGAACATAATACGGTTCTTCCAGAAGCGCAACAAGGCTTTGGTACAGTGCACCATGCTGCATTCCGCGTAGAAGATCGCGCTGTATTAGAAGAGTGGATTGAGAGAATCGGTAGCGTGGGCCTTCCGTCATCTGGATATGTAAATCGCCACTTCTTCGAGTCATTATACGCAAGAGTTGCACCGCAAATTTTATTTGAATTTGCTACAGATGGCCCAGGGTTTATGGGGGATGAGCCATATGAAACACTTGGAGAAAAATTATCGTTACCTCCGTTCCTAGAGCCAAAACGTGAAGAAATCGAAAAATTAGTTCGTCCAATTGATACAGTGAGAAGCACGAGAGAATTTATTAAAGAGTAA
- a CDS encoding DUF4028 family protein: MIVKILKDSSNSFLCTVQNKNGDQYVKKWFRKHENNEELGRPTFKEVEKDWKENK; the protein is encoded by the coding sequence GTGATTGTAAAAATATTAAAGGATAGTAGTAATAGTTTCCTTTGTACAGTTCAAAATAAAAATGGGGATCAGTATGTGAAGAAATGGTTTCGTAAACATGAAAACAATGAAGAATTAGGACGACCAACTTTCAAAGAAGTAGAAAAGGACTGGAAAGAAAATAAATAA
- a CDS encoding YhzD family protein, translating to MGVYVLTVFEKDGSRALDESFEAATEKEAKAKGESILQEKGLHEKTHRCTSSAGKLVLFQR from the coding sequence ATGGGAGTATACGTTCTAACAGTCTTTGAAAAAGATGGTTCAAGAGCATTAGATGAATCATTCGAGGCGGCAACTGAAAAAGAAGCGAAAGCAAAAGGTGAATCTATTTTACAAGAAAAAGGATTGCACGAAAAAACACATCGCTGCACATCTTCTGCAGGTAAGCTCGTTTTATTCCAGCGCTAA
- the yhaM gene encoding 3'-5' exoribonuclease YhaM: MKKKIAEYEVGEQVDVFLLIKTATKGLASNGKPFLTVILQDPSGDIEAKLWDVSPEVEKQYVAETIVKVAGDILNYKGRIQLRVKQIRVANENEVTDISDFVEKAPVKKEDMVEKITQYIFEMRNPNIQRLTRHLLNKHQNEFLEYPAATKNHHEFVSGLAYHVVSMLDLAKAIAALYPSLDKDLLYAGVILHDLGKVIELSGPISTTYTLEGNLLGHISIMVNEIGKAADELQIDAEEVLILQHIVLSHHGKAEWGSPKPPLVKEAEILHYIDNLDAKMNMMDRALGRTKPGEYTERVFALDNRSFYKPTFHN, translated from the coding sequence ATGAAAAAGAAAATTGCAGAATATGAAGTTGGTGAACAAGTCGATGTTTTCTTGTTAATTAAAACAGCGACAAAAGGTCTAGCAAGCAATGGAAAGCCGTTTTTAACAGTAATCTTACAAGATCCAAGTGGAGATATTGAAGCGAAGCTATGGGACGTATCACCAGAAGTTGAGAAACAATATGTAGCGGAAACAATCGTTAAAGTAGCTGGTGACATTCTAAACTACAAAGGACGTATTCAATTACGCGTGAAACAAATCCGAGTTGCGAATGAAAATGAAGTAACGGACATCTCAGATTTCGTAGAAAAAGCACCAGTGAAAAAAGAAGATATGGTTGAAAAAATTACGCAATACATATTTGAAATGAGAAACCCAAACATTCAACGTCTAACAAGACATTTATTAAATAAGCATCAAAATGAATTTTTAGAATATCCAGCAGCGACGAAAAATCATCACGAGTTCGTATCTGGACTAGCTTATCACGTCGTATCGATGCTTGATTTAGCGAAAGCTATTGCGGCTTTATACCCATCGTTAGATAAAGACTTACTATATGCAGGTGTTATTTTACATGACCTTGGTAAAGTAATCGAATTATCTGGTCCAATTTCTACGACGTACACGTTAGAAGGAAATTTACTAGGCCACATTTCTATTATGGTGAACGAAATTGGTAAAGCAGCAGACGAGCTGCAAATCGATGCAGAAGAAGTATTAATTCTTCAACACATCGTCCTTTCTCACCATGGAAAAGCAGAGTGGGGTAGTCCAAAACCACCATTAGTAAAAGAAGCAGAAATTCTGCACTACATCGATAACTTAGATGCAAAAATGAACATGATGGACCGTGCATTAGGACGCACAAAACCAGGCGAATACACAGAGCGTGTTTTTGCACTTGATAATCGTTCGTTCTATAAGCCGACGTTCCATAATTAA
- a CDS encoding general stress protein, with protein sequence MNVDRKIVGVFRTIDDAALVINELNDKGYSADNISAIAKDQKEIEHLEEKSGEKVNSETAHKADIFSATGLVAGGVAGGLGGLLTGLGVLAISGMGPIVAAGPIAAAIGGAGIGGGAGSLIGAFIGLGIPEDHAKKYEEYIYDGNILILVDAKLDDKLEIYKIFDKHNAYNSDFFK encoded by the coding sequence ATGAATGTAGACAGAAAAATAGTAGGTGTTTTTAGAACAATTGATGATGCGGCACTCGTTATTAATGAATTAAATGATAAAGGATACTCAGCAGATAACATTTCAGCTATTGCGAAGGATCAAAAGGAAATTGAACATCTGGAAGAAAAATCAGGTGAAAAAGTGAATAGTGAAACTGCGCATAAAGCGGATATCTTTTCAGCAACAGGGCTTGTAGCAGGAGGAGTAGCAGGTGGACTCGGTGGTTTATTAACAGGTCTTGGTGTACTTGCCATATCTGGAATGGGTCCAATCGTAGCAGCAGGACCTATCGCAGCAGCTATTGGAGGAGCCGGTATTGGCGGAGGAGCTGGAAGTTTAATAGGAGCATTTATCGGCTTAGGAATCCCTGAAGACCATGCTAAGAAATATGAAGAGTATATTTACGATGGAAATATATTAATTTTAGTAGATGCAAAATTAGATGATAAGTTAGAAATATATAAGATATTTGATAAGCATAATGCTTATAACTCTGATTTCTTTAAATAA
- a CDS encoding 3'-5' exonuclease, which produces MELFKGKVVCPRCDGNGLIYKAEIKDINKVVYVCDECDATWFQNDRFEMDNFVDYETFLEKNSLSYMEANVIHLGYDWYKG; this is translated from the coding sequence ATGGAGCTATTTAAAGGGAAAGTTGTTTGTCCAAGGTGTGATGGAAATGGTCTCATTTATAAAGCAGAAATTAAAGATATAAATAAAGTTGTATATGTTTGTGATGAATGTGACGCAACGTGGTTTCAGAATGATAGATTTGAAATGGATAATTTTGTGGACTATGAGACGTTTCTTGAGAAGAATTCATTGTCTTATATGGAGGCGAATGTTATTCATTTAGGCTATGATTGGTACAAGGGATAG
- a CDS encoding metallophosphoesterase family protein translates to MKQVKFIHAADLHLDSPFKGMEMNVAQSVWERMKQSTFESFERIVDKAIQERVDFVLLAGDLYDAETRSLRAQVFVREQMKRLSQYDIPVFIIHGNHDHLGGSWAAIEFPENVHVFTEPYVEEKSFYKNGELLASIYGFSYLQQAVTDNMTAQYTKMSDAPFHIGMLHGSVEGDAEHNRYAPFQIRELKEKQFDYWALGHIHKREILSEEPCIIYPGNIQGRHRKETGEKGAYLIELTKQGSQCSFFHTADVVWDEIEVNIDGLETVDEIMTSISTAMNECRRGEEGTLLTVVFTGQGSLSPYLRDEKRVEEIFHILAAGEERKDFVYAMKWKNETVSFAEIERLKEENHFVGSVLKELEAFTNMDGVLRTIWTSPVARNSIESFTEEEKKEIQKEAENIILEQLFQQERDKK, encoded by the coding sequence GTGAAACAAGTAAAGTTTATACATGCGGCTGATTTGCATTTGGATAGTCCGTTTAAAGGGATGGAGATGAATGTTGCGCAGTCTGTTTGGGAAAGAATGAAGCAAAGTACGTTTGAATCATTTGAGCGTATTGTTGATAAAGCGATTCAAGAGCGCGTTGATTTCGTATTACTAGCCGGGGATTTGTATGATGCGGAGACGAGAAGTTTGCGTGCGCAAGTGTTTGTGCGCGAGCAAATGAAGAGACTTTCGCAGTACGATATCCCTGTTTTTATTATTCACGGTAACCACGATCATTTAGGGGGAAGCTGGGCAGCGATTGAGTTTCCGGAAAATGTTCATGTGTTTACAGAGCCTTATGTAGAAGAGAAATCATTTTATAAAAATGGTGAGTTGTTAGCTTCTATTTACGGGTTTAGTTATTTGCAGCAAGCGGTAACGGATAATATGACAGCGCAGTATACGAAAATGAGTGATGCGCCTTTTCATATTGGCATGCTTCACGGAAGTGTGGAAGGAGATGCAGAGCATAATCGCTATGCACCGTTTCAAATTCGTGAGTTGAAAGAAAAGCAGTTTGATTATTGGGCTCTTGGCCATATACATAAACGTGAAATTTTATCAGAAGAGCCGTGCATTATTTATCCAGGGAACATACAAGGACGTCATCGTAAGGAAACAGGGGAAAAGGGTGCGTACCTGATTGAACTTACGAAACAAGGGTCGCAATGTTCATTTTTCCATACGGCTGATGTTGTATGGGATGAGATTGAAGTGAATATTGATGGACTTGAAACTGTTGATGAAATTATGACGAGCATATCTACTGCGATGAATGAGTGCCGAAGAGGAGAGGAAGGTACACTACTAACTGTCGTATTTACAGGACAAGGCTCACTTTCTCCTTATTTACGTGATGAAAAACGTGTAGAAGAGATTTTTCATATTTTAGCAGCTGGAGAAGAGCGAAAAGATTTTGTATATGCGATGAAGTGGAAAAATGAGACGGTTTCTTTTGCAGAAATTGAACGTTTGAAAGAAGAAAATCATTTCGTCGGTAGTGTGCTAAAGGAGTTAGAAGCTTTCACCAATATGGACGGCGTGTTGCGCACGATTTGGACATCCCCTGTAGCACGTAATAGTATTGAATCTTTTACAGAGGAAGAGAAGAAAGAGATACAAAAGGAAGCAGAAAATATTATTTTAGAGCAATTATTCCAGCAAGAGAGGGATAAAAAATGA